GACAGCAAGTGGAGCTCCAATGGATGAGTTGCTGCTGCatcgaagaagaaagaagaaaaaaagggtttaGTCTCAACGGCTTGTTTTCAGTTTAAATGctttgtatgtgtgtgtgagagtGACAAGTGTGCATTCCAGATTAGATCGCTTAAAACCCCAATGAAGGGCTAGGATCAAATCTGGAGGAGAATGGGTGtaatatttgtttaagttctcTTGTCCCCCAGACtcttaaaaaaatgttttgggAGTTGGCAATGCACCAAACCTTACAAACATTCCTTATTAAATGAAGTGATGGCATATGCAATTTGCACAGCCTTGTAGTCGTCCAACATCTCTGCATTCTTTGTTCCATTTTTCTGTCAAGTTCTAAACCCCAAGAAACTAAtcaaacaaacacaaacaaactttatcagctccttcttcttcttcttgtttggcCACAAGGTCATTGGGGTCAAGGAATCCCATTGCCCCCACCTTGGCTCCGCTACTGCATATATGTGCACATGTATATttaagagaaaataatattttttatgttgtttttcatcGTGTTttaaatagaaataaattaagaaATCTGTCTTGTTATTTGTGTAAttggttaattttttaaaattattttattctaTACATTATGCATGATCTCGTTAGTATTTTGCAAAGTTCAAGAAGATGTTTGACGACAACGTTAATGTCGTGCCAATTCTCTTTGAATGCTGAAGAAAGATGAGTAGTAAAGCGCAGAGACAAAACTGTTTACTAATATGTATGTCTAGTTAATGAGTTTTGCAAGTCTTAGCGTACTCATTTATCTTATTGTTTGTTCTGGCATGAGAGCCCGAAGATTTTTCTAATATTGGGGTTTGCCTCGTTAAATCCTACATATTACGTGCACATTTTATTTAAACTTAAGcctagaaaagattggagcaaTGATGAGCACAGTTGTAGCATTTAACCAAAGGGCTTCAAATACTTATTCACAGTGGTTTTGCCTCAACAATTcaattacataatttttttatgctttaaatTAAGAAGgaatgaataatgtttttttgaGTAACAATACAACCCTAAAAAACATTGTGTTGCATTGAGTTGTCATAGTCGCCATAACTTGCACACACCTTATCTTGTTGGCACAAATCCGGCAATCAACTAGACCTTATGTAAAAACGCATTTGTCACATAGAACGGATTTTTTCTTATGGTTTGGAATCGGTCATTGTTTGCCAAGAGAGCAACAAGTTCCCCCTCAAGAGTGGTCCTTATTCTTTAACAAGAAAAGCCATTTTATTAGTAAGGTTGTTCAATAAAATTTGATACGTTAATTAAAATTCTTTATTTATCATAACTCTAAAAGCAACTCCAAATACAACAAGAACACAAAACAAGATGAATTCACGTTCGGAAGCATTATTGAGATAATTAAGTTACAAGAGAATGCCTCCAAATCAGTGTCGGACATTAACATTGGCAAGCTTCATGTACATCGACTCGCCATGCTTTGCAAATTGAGAAAGAGCATTACGAGATGAACCCCCTTCTCCCAAAGCCTTTGCGGCACTTTCTTTTAGCTTCTTCATTCTTTCCCTCAAAACAAAGCCTTTTTGGTCCTCCATAATCATCCTCACCATTTCCTCTATCTCTTTTCTATCCACCACTTTCTTCCACGGCGGTATCTTCGACCGCACCGCCACTTCGAACTCTTCTGTCAACAGCGTGGCGTTCACCCTCTGCTCCGCATGAAGCGGCCAAACAATCATCGGCACTCCATTGGTTAGGCTCTCTAGAGTTGAGCTCCACCCGCAATGCGACAAAAACCCTCCGACCGATGGATGGGCCAAAATCTCCACTTGTGGGGCCCAAAAAGGAATAACAAGCCCAAGGTCCTTGGTTCGGTCAACAAACCCTTCAGGCAAGTACTTCAACGGGCTTTCATCATCACAGTCAGTCGTAAGATAGGCCGCATCCGCAGTTGTTGTGGTGGGAGCGCATATCACCCAAATGAATCGTTGTTGGCTGAACTCCAAGCCCCAAGCAATCTCAGTCATTTGCTCGTGCGACAAAGCCCCACCACTACCAAACGACAAGAAAATTACCGACTCACTAGGTTGCTTGTCTAGCCAATCAAACACCTTTCCCTTTGAACATGACAAATCATTAGGCCTTATTATGGGCCCAATTGGATAAACCGGCACTGTCAAGTGCCGGCCCAACAAGTTCTCATCTCTAAGCGCCGCAAGAGTAGTGGGCTCTAACTCCTCCCACATGTTTAGCAAGATCCCATCACTACACTTGGGGATCCGGCTTGCTATCCCAACAAAATCATGGTATTGTTGGTTGGTCCGGTACAACATAACATCAAAGACATCGAGCTGCGGACGGAACTCCCTACAACCTGGGACCTTCAACGGCTCTTTGTGGTCAACGAAGTTTCCTTCGACTTCCTTGTCGAATGTCAGACAGCAAATCAAGAACGAGAAAAACCATGCATTGGAAGCAAAGAACAAGTACTTTGGAATCCCTAGCTCCTCGGCAATGGGAAATGATTCAGTGCCGAACAGGTCCACGATAAGCATGGTCGGGGTGAACTTCATGGCACGTACGGCTGACCGGAACACATGTCGTAGCTCTCGCATCATTACGACCAGTTTTGTAGGGACTGAAGTGTCCGGGCCCACGAGGCCAGAAATGTCCGGGGGTGGGAGTTGGACGATGTCCAATATTTTTGTGGACGTGGCTGCCTTGAGTTCCGCCTCGGAAGACGGGGAGATGAAGATTGTGACAGCAAAGTTTAGGTGCGTGACGAGCCGTTTTCCGAGCTCGAGGACAGGGATGAGGTGCCCCATCCCCGGGCTGCAGAGAATGGCTGCATGTTGCTTGGAGCTCATGATCTCCGCTGGACCTAGACTTAGAGAGGAGGTTGAGAGTTAGAGACTCAAATTCTCAAAGAAAGAACAATAAGTGCAACAAGTAAGCCAAGTTAACAAGGAATTAAGTGGTAGAGAcaatattgattaaaaaaaattagcagaGTGAATGATTTAGGTTTGTAGTTGAACTAGGTGTGACGGCGGAAGCACTGAACATATTAAATAAGTGTACGCAGGAGCACAAGTTAATTAAACCTTAAACGGGAATTGATTAATGattaatttggttttatttttcgGTTAACTAATGAGCACAATATGTTTTTAGGTAGTGTATAATCAAGAAAGACAACCACTGGAAACTCGGTTGAGTTGGATTTTAagctaacaaaatttacaaaaaactCGACGGTACGTGTGAATTTGATTTCACACTAAAACTCCcaatttctaatttaatttttccaaattgAATCTTATATATGATACCAAAAACCTTCAAATTAAAGAATATTACTGCCTATTTCATACAACAGAAAGAGAGAAATCAAACAGTAAAGAAAAAGTGACTACCTTGTAAGGTGCTTGTGCGTGTGCGAGGGGGAGTCTGTTGGCAGCGTGGCTGCGGAGAGGTCGAAGAGGAAGAGTAGAAGATGAAGGCCAAAGTCTTCTTTTAACTCTCTGGGCGTAGAAGTGTCTCTTAAATTTTATTTGGTTAGTCAATAGTTTGGACTTGTTTCATTTAATATGTTAGAAAAACTTGTCATGGGTCCATTCCTGCCTACGTTTTTTGACTAATACATGTTGTTTGGATagagatttttcttttcttttcatttagtTGGAAAAATGAATGAGTGTAAACTGAAGATTTAGGAGCCGCTAGGTAATTGATAACAATTTCGTTTTcaacttttgtttttcattttctttaaaattaaatcttgtttggtaactactttcaaattttattttctaaagaaacaaaaattgaaaactgctTTCTTAGGTTTCAAAATTTGGCCTTGAGATTTcagtttttggttttcagttttcatttttttgaaaacttaaaactaaatgTAGCTACCAAACAAGATttcaattttcagttttcaaaaaagtaaaaaacaaaaattaaacatgaaatggttatcaaatggcTTACACCCCAACCTGGATACCCATGTGgataaaagtaaaacaaaaattaaacatgaaatagttatcaaacggcTTACACCCCAACCTGGATACCCATGTGGATACTGAAGTCAAGGCATAATGGCTGACACTACGAAGGGTGGCGAAGCCAAAAGTGATGGTGATGTGTAAGAACGAACAAATTAAAGCTTAAAGTTAAAACAAGAGTGCCTAGTGTGCGGGATGAACCCAATAAgtgattatttttgtttaaatttgtcTCTCATGTTATCAATCACAAAAATAACTAACGTTTTAAAGACATCCATTCAAATAAGTTCGTCATGCATATGCATCCATGTAAGTAAGTCTTACTTGGTATTTAACTTGATTTGATTTTTGGACTAACGTTTGAGTGGTTGAAATACTTTTGGAGCAGCCCAATAATCTTTTAGTTGCCATGTTCTATGGAAAGTCAGTTGCAGCTAATTTGATAATGTTGACAATAATAATTTGTTCTGAATTCGTTTTGGGAGATAATCGAATTTAAAATGCCTCATTTTACAAATGAATGAGACTCTTTAAAGTGAGACTATTCATGGATTCTCTGtcacctcatttttttttttttgcatgataCTTTATAATGTTAACACGACAATTATGTCAAAAAACATAATGTAACGGAAGTTCATGAAGAATCTCACTTTTTAAAAAATtctctttagcatttctcttttttAAGTTATACacatggaagaaaatgccgataatatcggcgaaatattgccgatattatcggtttttcgcgtaatggatatttaaataggtatccaaatggttttgtcaaaatatcgcgatatttccaaaatatcgcgatatttttttGAACGGTGCAATCGGACTCCGAGCCGAacgtcggagaagaacgccggagatggtgtgcctattcccgagccgatttcgtcccaaaaaccttgcaaaaacacgatttttaacttcaatttcacatataaacttcaaatttcacacATGCAAGAGGTAATAAACGATTCAACATATGTGATgtcggtttagggtttagggtttcaatggaatctcacctgaaAACTTGTTTTCTTCGAGTCGAAGACGAACCAGATGACTGAGCCAACTCCTTGCTCAGCGGTGCACCGCCACAGACGACTGAGCCAACTCCGACTTCGCCAAAGCCACGATCAACGGCGGTGACACCCAGAAAGCTGGTTTCTGAAAAGGAAGAGGGATTCGAGATTGTCGGACTGAGGAGCAGAAGGCCGTGGTGTGTGTGTAggggaagggagaagagagatcgagagatctctgtgtgtgtgtgtgtgcgtgggagaagggagaagagagatcggagaagggagaagagagatcgagagatctgtgtgtgtgtgtgtgtgtgggagagaagggagaagagagatcggagaagggagaagagagatcgagagatctctgtgtgtgtgtgtgtgtgggggagaagggagaacagagatcggagatctctgtgtgtgtgtgtgtgtgggagaagggaggagAGATCGAGAAGGATCGAGATTGAGAGAGATTGAGGTCGTGTCTGCGTGTGTGATGTTTGTGTGCGTgcgttgtgtgcgtgtgtggttgcgtgcgttgtgtgtgtgtgtgtgggttcctCCTGTCAGGAGGACACATGACTCACTCAGTATTCTCGACaagttttacaattattttgacaatttcagaccacttttacaattataatttgtattcttttcaGACCACTTTTacaattactacatattttctacacttacaatgtttgttagctcgttatataatcaacttgataatgttaaatccatcatgcaatgtatttccttccaattttttgtgataaactaatagataattgactaaataaacatcctgcaaagtttcaataaaaatttccaagtttttcttacaattttcgtggtttccatgtaatttttatcgatatcgatattatcccgatatttccatcgatatttccgtgttttcggactactgatatttccgatattaccgatattttcttccttggtcatACATATTATTGCCTTCACCAACAAAGAGAGAAATCATTACTCTGGGACTGCCCTTTTGTTTTCGTGAAAGTGAAAAGGCTGTTGCATTTTTTAGTTCTTTCAAAAGGGTATTTTACAAATCAAATGACATAGTTgatgatgattaaattattacttaagtattgattaatatatttattttctattggtaacacatcatttgaatcataaatttagtttaaaatttggtATCTCTAACATTATCATTTCTAAAATCTTTGAAAACCTTTTGGTGGCGGCCTTTATTCATTTTGAATTCATTGGTTTTTGAAATATAAGAGAAAAATGTGTTGttgatttttattttgggtAAGTTAGGAAGaccaattttttaaaccaaacttgcaaacaaaataatgtgtcatcaataagaaaCATACACATTAACtgacacttaaataataatctaataatccacaatcacatcatttggtttgcaaatttgaattttaaaaatttaatctccctaactttatttttttatttttgaaagaaGAGACAAAGAGGGCTGCTGCTTTTTGGCTCGACAGAAGAAAACGAATTTGGTGCTGCTGCTGCCGTATCACACTCACGCATATTTCTCAGTGCAGCATGTATTTttaagagaaaataatatttttcatgTTGTTTTTCACCTGGTTTTAATAAGAAATCAATTATAATAAtgtactttttaattttcattattgattgatttttaaaaatcatttcattCATATATTCTGCTTGATCGCGTTAATATTTGCAATGCTTGAGAAGGTGTTGGATGGTCGCTTTAGTGTGATACTACTTCCATTCGAAGATTGAAGAGAGATAGAATAGCAAAACACAAGAAAAAACTGATTTCTAGTTGTAtgtctagttgatgagttttgtaagtcttttTGTACTCATTTCTCTTAATGTTTATTCTGACTTGAGAGCCGAAGATTTCCCCAATTGTAAGATTTGCCTTGTTAAATCCTGCATTTGGTGTGCACATTTTACTTATCTTTTTAATTGCAAATATGTAGGATAGTTTGGTATGTGATGTGGATCTGAAAACTAAATTgaaagttgaatttgaattggatttttaaGTTGGAACCTATTCACTGCCCTCTCTAACTTAAGTTATTACCCATTCTAGAACTTTCAATTCCATTCTAGAACTATGAATTGGCACCATAGTAGATCACTAGAAATGCTTAGTGAGATCCATGGGTAGTCTAGGATGAATCGTGTTGTAGGTTCAATTAATTTCCCATCCACCACACTTTGATGGTAACAACTATGCTACGTGGAAAGCGAAAATGAAATCTTTTATGTGGGAATTTGATGACAAAGTGTGGCTTGCGTTTAAGACTGCTAGAAACCTCTGACGATTGAAGAAATCAAAGGTGAAGGAGAGTCCTATGTGCCTGTAAGCCTAGAAAAGAATGGAGCAATGATGAGTGCAACTCTAGCACTTTTAACCAAAGGGCTTGTGAATGCTTTATTCGCATCCCTATTGTATGAATAATTCAATTACATAATcttttttttatgctttaaatTAAGAAAGAATGAATAATACTTTTTGGAGTGGCAATAACAGCTCTAAAAAATAATGTGTTGTATTGAGTTATCATAGTTGTCGCGGCTTGCACACACCTTGTCTTGTTGTCACCAATCCAGTGATTAACCAGACCTTATGCAGAAAGTTCAATCTCAAGGGTGGTCCTTATTCTTTAACAAGAAAAGCCATTTTACTAGTAAGTTTGTTCAATAAAATTTGATACCTTAACtaaagttatttatttatcgTAAAGCTAAAAGGAACCTCAAATACAACACAAAACAAGGTGAATTAGTGCTCGGAAGTATTATTGagataattaaattacaagaGAATACCTCCAATTCAGTTTCGGACATTGACATTGGCAAGTTGCATGTACATCGATTCACCATGCTTTGCAAATTGAGAAAGAGCATTATGAGATGAACCCCCTTCTTCCAATGCCTTTGCGGCACTTTCTTTTAGCTTCTTCATTCTTTCCCTCAAAACAAAGCCTTTTTGGTCCACCATAATCATTCTCACCATTTCCTCGATCTCTTTCCTCTCCACTACTTTTTTCCACGGTGGTACCTTGGACCGCACCGCCACCCCAAGCTCTTCTGTCAGAAGCGTGGCGTTCGTCCTTTGCTCCGCAAAAAGAGGCCAAGCAATCATTGGCACTCCGTTGGTTAGGCTCTCTAGGGTTGAGCTCCACCCACAATGCGACAAAAACCCTCCGACTGATGGATGGGACAAAATCTCCACTTGTGGGGCCCACAAAGGAATAACAAGCCCGAGGTCCTTGGTCCGGTCAATGAACCCTTCAGGCAAGTACTTTAACGGGCCTTCAACATCACCGTCAGTCGTAAAATAAGCCGCATCCGCAGTTGTTACGGTCGGGGATCGTATCACCCAAATGAATCGTTGTTGGCTGAACTCCAAACCCCAAGCAAGCTCAATCATTTGCTCGTGCGACAAAGCCCCACCGCTACCAAATGACACGAAGATTACGGACTCATTGGGTTGCTTATCTAGCCAATCAAACACCTTACCCACCGAACGGTTGGACTCATTGGGCCTTATTATGGGCCCAATTGGATAAACGGGCACTGTCGAGTACCTGCCCAACAAGTTCTCATCTCTAAGCGCCGCAAGAGTAATGGGCTCTAGCTCCTTCCACGTGTTTAGCAAGATCCCATCACTACACTTGGGGATCCGGCTTGCAATCCCAACAAAATCATGGTAACGCTGGTCGGTTCGGTCCAACATAATATCAATGACATCGAGCCGAGGGCGTAACTCCCTACAACCTGGGATCTTCAACGGTTCTTTGTGGTCAACGAAGTTTCCTTCGACTTCCATGTCGAATGTTGGACAGCAAATCACGAACGACAAAAACCATGCATTGGAAGCAAAGAACAAGTACTTTGGAATCCCTAGCTCCTCGGCAATGGGAAATGATTCGGTGCCGAACAGGTCCACAATAAGCATGGTCGGGGTGAACTTCATGGCACATACGGCTGACCGGAAGACATGTCGCAGCTCTCGCATCTTTACGATCAGGTTTGCAGGCTTTGAAGTGTCCGGGGCTGGGAGTTGGACGATGTCACATATTTTTGTGCACGTGGCTGCCTTGAGTTCCGCCTCGGAAGACGGGAAGATGAAGATTGTGACGGCGAAGTTTTGGTGTGTGACGAGTTGTTTTCCGAGCTCGAGGACAGGGATGAGGTGCCCCATCCCCGGGCTGCAGAGAATAGCTGCATGTTGCTTGGAGCTCATGATCTCCGTTGGAACTACGGTTACAGAGGAGGTTGAGAGTTAGAGACTCGAATTCTCAAAGAAAAAACAGGTGCATGCAACGAGTAAGTCAAGTTTATAAGGAATTAAATGGCAGAGACATTATTGATTAGAAAAAGGAGAAAGCTTTGCTGCTGAAAAATCAGCAGCAGCTCCTGCTGCTAGCGAATCACGGATGAGCACGTATTCAAGTTGTGATTATAAAATCAATTACTTGAACACGTGTTCATCTGTGATTCTCTAACAGCAGGAACTGATGCTGATTTTTCAGCAGCCAAGCTCCTTTCTAAGAAAAATCAGCAGGgattga
This is a stretch of genomic DNA from Malus domestica chromosome 02, GDT2T_hap1. It encodes these proteins:
- the LOC103401814 gene encoding anthocyanidin 3-O-glucosyltransferase 5-like; translation: MSSKQHAAILCSPGMGHLIPVLELGKQLVTHQNFAVTIFIFPSSEAELKAATCTKICDIVQLPAPDTSKPANLIVKMRELRHVFRSAVCAMKFTPTMLIVDLFGTESFPIAEELGIPKYLFFASNAWFLSFVICCPTFDMEVEGNFVDHKEPLKIPGCRELRPRLDVIDIMLDRTDQRYHDFVGIASRIPKCSDGILLNTWKELEPITLAALRDENLLGRYSTVPVYPIGPIIRPNESNRSVGKVFDWLDKQPNESVIFVSFGSGGALSHEQMIELAWGLEFSQQRFIWVIRSPTVTTADAAYFTTDGDVEGPLKYLPEGFIDRTKDLGLVIPLWAPQVEILSHPSVGGFLSHCGWSSTLESLTNGVPMIAWPLFAEQRTNATLLTEELGVAVRSKVPPWKKVVERKEIEEMVRMIMVDQKGFVLRERMKKLKESAAKALEEGGSSHNALSQFAKHGESMYMQLANVNVRN
- the LOC103401808 gene encoding anthocyanidin 3-O-glucosyltransferase 5-like, with protein sequence MSSKQHAAILCSPGMGHLIPVLELGKRLVTHLNFAVTIFISPSSEAELKAATSTKILDIVQLPPPDISGLVGPDTSVPTKLVVMMRELRHVFRSAVRAMKFTPTMLIVDLFGTESFPIAEELGIPKYLFFASNAWFFSFLICCLTFDKEVEGNFVDHKEPLKVPGCREFRPQLDVFDVMLYRTNQQYHDFVGIASRIPKCSDGILLNMWEELEPTTLAALRDENLLGRHLTVPVYPIGPIIRPNDLSCSKGKVFDWLDKQPSESVIFLSFGSGGALSHEQMTEIAWGLEFSQQRFIWVICAPTTTTADAAYLTTDCDDESPLKYLPEGFVDRTKDLGLVIPFWAPQVEILAHPSVGGFLSHCGWSSTLESLTNGVPMIVWPLHAEQRVNATLLTEEFEVAVRSKIPPWKKVVDRKEIEEMVRMIMEDQKGFVLRERMKKLKESAAKALGEGGSSRNALSQFAKHGESMYMKLANVNVRH